Proteins encoded in a region of the Zea mays cultivar B73 chromosome 4, Zm-B73-REFERENCE-NAM-5.0, whole genome shotgun sequence genome:
- the LOC100278881 gene encoding uncharacterized protein LOC100278881 — MYNGIGLQTARGSGTNGYAQSNKFFVKPRSTSGGGPGGPHRPLRSDAAGADGGGTRKPNKEILEHDRKRQVELKLLVLRDALEEHGYTEDEIEERVAEARKASEAEAAAAVAAEEAGSGRGAGRPPLSGRGYGSVGVI, encoded by the coding sequence ATGTACAACGGCATCGGGCTGCAGACCGCGCGGGGGTCGGGCACCAACGGGTACGCGCAGAGCAACAAGTTCTTCGTCAAGCCCCGCTCCACATCCGGCGGGGGTCCGGGCGGGCCCCACAGGCCGCTGCGCTCCGACGCCGCCGGCGCGGATGGCGGCGGGACGCGCAAGCCCAACAAGGAGATCCTCGAGCACGACCGCAAGCGCCAAGTCGAGCTCAAGCTGCTCGTGCTCAGGGACGCGCTCGAGGAGCACGGCTACACCGAAGACGAGATCGAGGAGCGCGTCGCGGAGGCGCGCAAGGCCTCGGAGGCAGAGGCGGCCGCGGCCGTGGCTGCGGAGGAGGCAGGGAGCGGTCGTGGCGCCGGGCGACCGCCTCTGTCTGGCAGAGGGTATGGATCTGTTGGCGTCATTTAG